A DNA window from Enterobacter cloacae subsp. cloacae ATCC 13047 contains the following coding sequences:
- a CDS encoding phage tail protein, producing MSQTAITLAFEQWKASQAVTGEPVLLDEFVFANVPGLDTSKPIDRNEALPPAAQIVHRQAVSRKGVVNENAVVHSTVLGAEVGDFSFNWIGLINKASNTLAMIVHAPLQQKLKTKDGQQGNVLTRSFLMEYNGAQAETGINTPAETWQIDFTARMAAMDERQRLENIDLYGTAAFLGNGYLVAKSGSQYLVTAGAGYVRGLRAQLAANQNITVTTKPVKVWLDVSWTGTLTSAWGVTSKITVAANLADYVQNGVQHYVFAVASIDANGNITDLRPKGTLNEQAASDALKKHEQSRNHPDATTAAKGFTQLSSALDSISETLAATPKAVKAAYDLAKGKYTAQDATTAQKGIVRLSSATDSVSELLAATPKAVKTAYDLADTANKAAKLADDNADTRLLKTSNLSDIPDKAKARSALELKTAATRDVTTSTYDTTAGRVLKNGDYGQGTDNGLALLNSIFDITCTAKYSALGVGAGANATQGMPANSGNTRFSVEADNIYTGQYWVTLRSTSQIYLGLVNTTNKTASWTQYYTELYKPTATDVDAVSASQGGVFQGQVQFRRGLRLQNSEYLAGIDYGTDAASFSGANLLLKSWYGIGFYSNYPSSGELGVMGYVNVRIGRLEMKEQIIPGNYGNFDNRYYTQAVADGRFQPKGNYTPAGQ from the coding sequence ATGTCACAAACAGCTATCACACTCGCTTTTGAGCAGTGGAAAGCCAGCCAGGCGGTAACGGGTGAGCCGGTTTTGCTGGATGAATTTGTTTTTGCCAACGTGCCGGGGCTGGATACCAGTAAGCCAATTGACCGCAACGAGGCGTTGCCTCCTGCCGCACAAATTGTTCATCGCCAGGCCGTAAGCCGTAAAGGCGTGGTCAATGAAAATGCCGTGGTTCATTCCACTGTTCTGGGCGCGGAAGTGGGTGATTTTTCGTTTAACTGGATCGGGCTGATTAACAAGGCGAGCAACACGCTGGCCATGATTGTACATGCGCCGCTACAGCAGAAGCTGAAAACGAAAGATGGCCAGCAGGGCAATGTGCTAACCCGTTCGTTTTTGATGGAGTACAACGGGGCACAGGCAGAAACCGGGATCAACACGCCAGCGGAAACCTGGCAGATTGACTTCACTGCCCGTATGGCCGCGATGGATGAACGTCAGCGCCTGGAGAATATTGACCTCTACGGTACTGCGGCTTTCCTGGGGAATGGCTACCTTGTTGCAAAAAGTGGCTCGCAATATCTTGTGACGGCCGGGGCGGGTTATGTTCGCGGCTTGCGCGCGCAGCTGGCCGCGAACCAGAACATTACGGTAACTACCAAGCCCGTAAAGGTCTGGCTGGATGTGTCATGGACAGGAACGCTGACAAGTGCCTGGGGTGTCACCAGCAAAATTACGGTGGCGGCTAACCTTGCCGATTACGTTCAAAACGGCGTGCAGCACTATGTGTTTGCAGTGGCCAGTATCGATGCAAACGGCAATATTACCGATCTGCGCCCTAAGGGGACACTTAACGAACAGGCCGCCAGTGATGCGCTGAAAAAACATGAGCAGTCACGCAATCATCCGGATGCAACGACGGCGGCCAAAGGCTTTACGCAACTCAGCAGCGCCCTGGACAGCATCTCAGAGACGCTTGCGGCCACGCCTAAGGCCGTTAAGGCGGCCTACGATCTGGCTAAGGGTAAATATACCGCTCAGGACGCCACCACGGCGCAAAAAGGTATTGTCAGGCTAAGCAGTGCTACCGACAGTGTATCGGAGCTGCTCGCAGCGACGCCAAAAGCCGTCAAAACAGCATATGACCTTGCTGATACAGCAAACAAAGCGGCTAAACTGGCTGACGATAATGCTGACACACGGTTACTCAAGACAAGTAATCTTTCGGATATCCCTGATAAAGCGAAAGCCCGTTCTGCACTGGAGCTTAAAACAGCAGCGACGAGGGATGTCACGACCTCCACCTACGACACAACAGCAGGCAGGGTGTTAAAGAATGGTGATTACGGTCAGGGAACCGATAACGGATTGGCTCTACTGAATTCAATATTTGACATCACTTGCACTGCTAAATACTCAGCTCTGGGTGTCGGTGCAGGAGCGAACGCTACACAGGGGATGCCTGCTAATTCTGGCAATACCCGATTCTCAGTTGAAGCTGACAATATCTATACCGGCCAGTACTGGGTTACTCTGCGCAGCACCTCGCAAATTTATCTCGGTCTGGTAAATACGACGAACAAAACAGCTTCATGGACGCAGTATTACACTGAGCTGTACAAACCCACAGCAACAGATGTTGACGCCGTATCTGCATCGCAGGGCGGTGTTTTTCAGGGGCAGGTCCAGTTCAGACGAGGATTACGGCTTCAGAATTCGGAATACCTTGCCGGGATTGACTACGGTACTGATGCGGCTTCGTTCAGCGGCGCAAACTTATTGCTGAAAAGCTGGTATGGCATCGGCTTCTACAGTAATTACCCGAGCAGCGGTGAGCTTGGTGTGATGGGGTATGTGAATGTCCGTATTGGTCGTCTGGAAATGAAAGAACAAATCATTCCGGGCAACTATGGGAACTTTGACAATCGTTACTATACGCAAGCAGTTGCGGATGGCAGATTCCAGCCTAAAGGTAACTACACCCCGGCAGGACAGTGA
- a CDS encoding phage holin family protein, which produces MQEYEKGFIALALMGAMIALGKLLNSNETITPRLVLGRVIVGGGLSLIAGVALYFVPDIHPLALLGFGSVLGIAGQHVVEAWLRKMGFTGIFGKGDTK; this is translated from the coding sequence ATGCAGGAGTATGAAAAGGGGTTTATTGCGCTGGCGTTGATGGGAGCGATGATTGCCCTGGGGAAGTTGCTGAACAGCAATGAAACGATAACACCCCGCCTGGTTCTGGGGCGCGTCATTGTCGGCGGCGGGCTGTCTCTTATTGCCGGAGTGGCGTTGTATTTCGTGCCGGATATTCATCCGCTGGCCTTGCTGGGATTCGGTTCCGTTCTGGGTATTGCGGGGCAACATGTAGTTGAAGCGTGGCTGCGCAAAATGGGCTTTACGGGGATTTTTGGTAAAGGAGATACAAAGTGA
- a CDS encoding IS3-like element ISEc52 family transposase (programmed frameshift), with amino-acid sequence MKKRNFSAEFKRESAQLVVDQNYTVADAASAMDVGLSTMTRWVKQLRDERQGKTPKASPITPEQIEIRELRKKLQRIEMENEIFKKGYRALDVRLPEQFSIIGKLRARYPVATLCHVFGVHRSSYKYWKNRPEKPDGRRAVLRSQVLELHGISHGSAGARSIATMATQRGYQMGRWLAGRLMKELGLVSCQQPTHRYKRGGHEHVAIPNHLERQFAVTEPNQVWCGDVTYIWTGKRWAYLAVVLDLFARKPVGWAMSFSPDSRLTMKALEMAWETRGKPVGVMFHSDQGSHYTSRQFRQLLWRYRIRQSMSRRGNCWDNSPMERFFRSLKNEWVPATGYVSFSDAAHAITDYIVGYYSALRPHEYNGGLPPNESENRYWKNSNAVASFC; translated from the exons ATGAAAAAAAGAAATTTCAGCGCAGAGTTTAAACGCGAATCCGCTCAACTGGTCGTTGACCAGAACTACACCGTGGCAGATGCAGCCAGCGCTATGGATGTCGGCCTTTCCACAATGACGCGATGGGTGAAACAATTACGTGATGAACGGCAGGGCAAAACACCAAAAGCCTCCCCCATTACCCCGGAACAAATTGAAATCCGTGAGCTCAGGAAAAAGCTACAACGTATTGAAATGGAAAATGAAATAT TTAAAAAAGGCTACCGCGCTCTTGATGTCAGACTCCCTGAACAGTTCTCGATAATCGGGAAACTCAGGGCGCGTTATCCTGTGGCCACTCTCTGCCATGTGTTCGGGGTTCATCGCAGCAGCTACAAATACTGGAAAAACCGTCCTGAAAAGCCAGACGGCAGACGGGCTGTATTACGCAGTCAGGTACTTGAACTGCATGGCATCAGCCACGGCTCTGCCGGAGCAAGAAGCATCGCCACAATGGCAACCCAGAGAGGTTACCAGATGGGGCGCTGGCTTGCTGGCAGACTCATGAAAGAGCTGGGGCTGGTCAGTTGCCAGCAGCCGACTCACCGGTATAAGCGTGGCGGTCATGAGCACGTTGCTATCCCGAATCATCTTGAGCGACAGTTCGCCGTAACGGAACCAAATCAGGTGTGGTGCGGTGATGTGACCTATATCTGGACGGGTAAGCGCTGGGCGTACCTCGCCGTTGTTCTCGACCTGTTCGCAAGAAAACCAGTGGGCTGGGCCATGTCGTTCTCGCCGGACAGCAGGCTCACCATGAAAGCACTGGAAATGGCATGGGAAACCCGTGGTAAGCCCGTCGGGGTGATGTTCCACAGCGATCAAGGCAGCCATTATACGAGCAGGCAGTTCCGGCAGTTACTGTGGCGATACCGGATCAGGCAGAGTATGAGTCGGCGTGGAAACTGCTGGGATAACAGCCCAATGGAGCGCTTCTTCAGGAGTCTGAAGAACGAATGGGTGCCGGCGACGGGCTATGTAAGCTTCAGCGATGCAGCTCACGCAATAACGGACTATATCGTTGGATATTACAGCGCACTAAGACCGCACGAATATAATGGTGGGTTACCGCCAAACGAATCAGAAAACCGATACTGGAAAAACTCTAACGCGGTGGCCAGTTTTTGTTGA
- a CDS encoding head completion/stabilization protein produces the protein MFSGKPLDYQDEPLKNEGFWPDLNLKDFQAQRAIPADVEADTAAQALLVAVAEVNAELEKVEASWKAKGVLSAGDAPGARMGELNALCAQYMKAVFARAKADLLGEFATVGRRDSHPGQESTETRAGLLAEASVVIRRMKGLKRATVKKV, from the coding sequence ATGTTTAGTGGAAAGCCGCTTGATTATCAGGACGAGCCGCTAAAAAACGAAGGATTCTGGCCAGACCTGAACCTGAAGGACTTTCAGGCACAGCGAGCGATCCCGGCTGATGTTGAGGCGGACACCGCTGCCCAGGCGCTGCTTGTGGCCGTGGCGGAGGTGAATGCGGAGCTGGAAAAAGTGGAAGCCAGCTGGAAGGCAAAAGGGGTTCTGAGCGCAGGGGACGCGCCGGGGGCACGGATGGGGGAGTTAAACGCCCTCTGTGCGCAGTACATGAAGGCGGTTTTTGCCAGGGCAAAAGCTGACCTGTTGGGGGAGTTTGCCACCGTTGGGCGGCGTGACTCTCACCCTGGCCAGGAAAGCACGGAAACCCGCGCCGGATTGCTGGCAGAGGCGTCAGTTGTGATCCGCCGCATGAAGGGGTTGAAAAGGGCAACGGTGAAGAAGGTATGA
- a CDS encoding gp53-like domain-containing protein yields MKNTASKNSNGWHKDSSTGIIIQFGSGGYTNGGRITFPIAFPNACLSVTGNDTGTGIVKVSLGARNTTGFTMYSEQSSVSLNWIAIGY; encoded by the coding sequence CTGAAAAATACAGCAAGTAAAAACTCCAATGGATGGCATAAGGATTCCAGCACAGGAATAATTATCCAGTTCGGTAGCGGCGGTTATACAAATGGTGGCCGTATAACGTTCCCTATTGCATTTCCTAACGCCTGTCTTTCTGTGACGGGAAATGATACCGGAACAGGGATTGTTAAAGTGTCGCTTGGGGCGCGAAACACAACCGGATTCACAATGTATTCGGAGCAAAGTTCCGTTTCTCTCAACTGGATTGCAATAGGTTACTGA
- a CDS encoding M15 family metallopeptidase, translated as MTLSEKQQLFTVMVANLIHWAEEHGYRLTFGEAYRTPEQAALNAKKGSGITNSLHTQRLAVDFNLFVNGQYKTNTADYLPLGEYWESLGGTWGGRFKSRPDGNHFSLEHNGVR; from the coding sequence GTGACACTGAGCGAAAAACAGCAGCTGTTTACCGTGATGGTGGCCAATCTGATCCACTGGGCTGAAGAGCACGGCTATCGCCTGACGTTTGGCGAGGCGTACCGCACGCCGGAACAGGCCGCGCTGAATGCTAAAAAGGGCAGCGGTATCACCAACAGTCTGCATACCCAGCGCCTGGCCGTGGATTTTAATCTGTTCGTGAATGGCCAGTACAAAACCAATACGGCCGATTATCTCCCGCTGGGTGAATACTGGGAATCGCTGGGCGGTACGTGGGGAGGCCGCTTTAAATCCCGTCCGGACGGCAATCACTTCAGCCTGGAACATAACGGGGTGCGCTGA
- a CDS encoding baseplate J/gp47 family protein — translation MTEKPQVDFEEVVKSSGMPVTEEAVRARFNAIAAQEGLITNTSRMSPFWRLITAIVTAPVMWLKDALVSVVMTNMFVATAGGQMLRLLAWAVNVTAKPASAAEGVIRFYKEDSKQAVTVTAGTVVQTERINGKVYAMATVADVVIPSGTASALLAVKATGTGGAYNLAPGYYRILPVAVDGISHVASEEDWLTVPGADEESDDELRERCRNQFNLVGNYHTDAVYRSMIASVAGLSIDRIFFLHDAPRGPGTANAYLLLDSGVTSEPFIEAVNDYINRQGHHGHGDDMQCFAMPETRHDLSVTVYVRNLNNLEAEQQDTLKKGIENLIRCAFRENTDYDVKKTWPYSRFSFSQLGREVHKTFPDSDSIEFSLKDITSDLSVPRLNSLTVSLKDD, via the coding sequence ATGACGGAAAAGCCGCAGGTTGATTTTGAAGAGGTGGTGAAGTCCAGTGGGATGCCCGTAACGGAAGAGGCGGTGCGCGCTCGTTTCAACGCCATCGCTGCGCAGGAAGGGCTAATCACTAACACGTCGCGTATGTCCCCGTTCTGGCGGCTCATTACCGCCATTGTGACCGCGCCAGTGATGTGGCTGAAGGATGCGCTGGTTTCGGTGGTCATGACCAATATGTTTGTGGCCACGGCGGGTGGGCAGATGCTGCGTCTGCTGGCCTGGGCGGTGAACGTCACGGCTAAACCTGCCAGCGCTGCGGAAGGTGTGATCCGCTTTTACAAGGAAGATTCAAAACAGGCCGTCACCGTGACCGCGGGAACGGTAGTCCAGACCGAAAGGATTAACGGCAAAGTTTACGCCATGGCCACTGTGGCCGATGTGGTGATCCCGTCCGGAACGGCAAGCGCTTTACTTGCCGTTAAAGCCACCGGAACGGGCGGGGCGTACAACCTTGCGCCGGGCTATTACCGCATTTTGCCCGTGGCCGTGGACGGTATCAGCCATGTGGCCAGTGAGGAGGACTGGCTGACCGTGCCGGGCGCGGATGAAGAAAGCGATGACGAGCTGCGCGAGCGCTGCCGGAACCAATTCAACCTGGTGGGGAACTACCACACGGACGCGGTTTACCGTTCGATGATTGCGAGCGTGGCCGGACTGAGTATTGACCGGATTTTCTTTCTGCATGATGCGCCCCGTGGTCCGGGTACAGCGAACGCCTATCTGTTGCTGGATAGCGGGGTCACGTCTGAGCCGTTTATTGAAGCAGTTAATGACTACATCAATAGGCAAGGGCACCACGGCCACGGGGACGATATGCAGTGTTTTGCCATGCCGGAAACCCGCCACGATCTGAGCGTGACGGTATACGTCAGGAACCTGAACAACCTTGAAGCGGAACAGCAGGACACGCTGAAGAAAGGGATTGAAAACCTGATCCGCTGCGCCTTCAGGGAAAACACGGATTATGACGTGAAAAAAACATGGCCATATTCCCGCTTTTCGTTTTCGCAGCTGGGGCGCGAGGTGCATAAAACCTTCCCGGATTCGGATTCCATAGAGTTTTCGCTGAAGGATATCACCAGCGATCTGAGCGTGCCGCGCCTTAACTCCTTAACGGTGAGCCTGAAAGATGACTGA
- a CDS encoding DUF2590 family protein, which produces MSDLLYLDLLIENGNFVLNTGKEPELCNNRKSIGQDIIHSIIESGLATQLVGERSPTLRADIFTQLELLIEEDERIVPGTVDVSEESQKRLWVTASTYDFGGISAQVEL; this is translated from the coding sequence ATGAGTGATTTGCTTTACCTCGATCTGCTGATTGAAAACGGTAACTTTGTTCTGAATACCGGAAAAGAGCCTGAGCTGTGTAATAACCGCAAAAGTATTGGGCAAGACATTATTCACAGCATTATTGAAAGCGGTCTGGCCACGCAACTGGTTGGCGAACGTAGCCCGACTTTACGCGCAGATATCTTCACGCAGCTGGAACTGCTGATTGAAGAGGATGAACGCATTGTGCCGGGTACAGTGGATGTGAGCGAGGAAAGCCAGAAGCGGTTATGGGTGACCGCGAGCACGTATGACTTTGGCGGAATATCAGCACAGGTGGAGCTATGA
- a CDS encoding putative phage tail assembly chaperone, with protein MEQKINLVVCGKEIVFAPNQTAYNKFINEMAMDNKVAPAHNYLTRIVEPESKDALAELLKRPGAALQLAGKVNEIYAPELEIEVKN; from the coding sequence ATGGAGCAGAAAATTAATCTGGTTGTATGTGGTAAAGAAATTGTTTTCGCACCTAACCAGACAGCCTATAACAAATTCATCAATGAAATGGCGATGGATAACAAGGTTGCCCCGGCGCATAACTATTTAACCCGTATTGTGGAGCCGGAAAGTAAAGATGCGCTGGCCGAGCTTTTAAAACGTCCCGGTGCAGCGTTGCAGCTGGCTGGCAAGGTAAATGAGATTTACGCGCCAGAGCTGGAAATTGAAGTAAAAAACTGA
- a CDS encoding phage tail protein, whose product MNQTQLENLTAFFTSNVPARAMKAFGSVVDEMEFVPAAKDLGLGQYRQAVIRYDAVLSWERFPYRLCPPQLLMSLMAAWLDEADRELLEEIGVTEADPQWDVSVADEETADIVLTVPMAEELVIREDEKGLIPWQGKRWSLVEPEIWTALTATVYGVDESGAPVGDAS is encoded by the coding sequence ATGAACCAGACACAGCTTGAAAACCTGACGGCGTTCTTTACCAGCAACGTGCCAGCCCGTGCGATGAAGGCTTTTGGCAGCGTCGTGGATGAAATGGAGTTCGTACCGGCTGCAAAGGATTTGGGGCTGGGGCAGTACCGCCAGGCGGTGATCCGCTATGACGCGGTACTGAGCTGGGAGCGTTTCCCGTATCGCCTGTGCCCGCCGCAGCTGCTTATGTCGCTGATGGCTGCCTGGCTCGATGAGGCAGACAGGGAACTGCTGGAGGAAATCGGGGTAACGGAGGCCGATCCGCAGTGGGATGTGTCGGTGGCCGATGAAGAAACCGCCGATATTGTCCTGACGGTTCCCATGGCGGAAGAGCTGGTGATCCGCGAGGACGAAAAGGGATTAATCCCCTGGCAGGGAAAGCGCTGGTCTCTGGTTGAGCCGGAGATCTGGACGGCGCTGACGGCAACGGTTTACGGCGTGGATGAATCCGGGGCGCCTGTGGGCGATGCGTCGTGA
- the gpM gene encoding phage terminase small subunit: MSLSPAQRHNQRIAMEQKLKQSLAVGTTESMHLLIKALETDVEQVRSLPLIADRIEHKRNVLLPKWVPTVEAYLASGQVYANPVLAWCVIWLFDVGDLDKALEWADIAITQQQATPERLRSNFPTFVADTMLAWAEESAGRGESIEPYFSRTFENVATRWRLHEQVTAKWYKFAGLQLLRGEDGQKTAAGVDDVETLQKADQLLATAEQYYLKIGVKTQRQTIAARIRKLTQG, from the coding sequence ATGTCTCTTTCACCCGCGCAGCGTCATAACCAGCGCATTGCGATGGAACAAAAGCTGAAGCAGAGCCTGGCCGTTGGCACCACGGAAAGCATGCATCTGCTGATTAAGGCGCTGGAAACAGACGTGGAACAGGTGCGGAGCCTGCCGCTGATTGCTGATCGTATTGAGCATAAGCGCAATGTTCTGCTGCCGAAATGGGTTCCGACAGTGGAAGCGTATCTGGCCAGCGGCCAGGTGTATGCCAATCCGGTTCTGGCGTGGTGCGTGATCTGGCTGTTTGACGTGGGCGATCTGGATAAGGCGCTGGAATGGGCAGATATCGCTATTACTCAGCAACAGGCCACACCGGAACGGCTGCGCAGCAATTTTCCAACGTTCGTGGCCGATACGATGCTGGCCTGGGCGGAGGAGTCTGCGGGGCGCGGGGAAAGCATTGAACCGTATTTTTCACGCACGTTTGAGAACGTGGCCACCCGGTGGCGGCTGCATGAGCAGGTGACAGCGAAATGGTACAAGTTCGCCGGGTTGCAGCTGCTGCGCGGTGAGGATGGCCAGAAAACAGCTGCGGGTGTGGACGATGTGGAAACACTTCAGAAAGCCGATCAGCTGCTGGCCACCGCAGAACAGTATTACCTGAAAATCGGCGTTAAAACGCAGCGGCAGACCATCGCCGCACGTATCCGAAAACTGACGCAGGGTTAA
- a CDS encoding DUF6890 family protein translates to MTKRVRAIERNGLDQYLILRRYYLPHGEDSIDDIAAAVWLDNRQWENMRIAVANGISTAFKGDE, encoded by the coding sequence CTGACAAAGCGAGTCCGGGCTATTGAAAGAAACGGACTCGATCAGTATTTAATTTTACGCCGCTACTATTTACCCCACGGGGAAGATTCCATTGACGATATCGCCGCAGCTGTCTGGCTGGATAATCGCCAGTGGGAAAATATGCGTATTGCTGTTGCAAACGGAATAAGCACTGCTTTTAAAGGCGATGAATGA
- a CDS encoding DUF2586 domain-containing protein has protein sequence MTWPNVTVNQVNQLLGETNEVERTVLFIGTGTKNTGKTLAVNTQSDFDELLGEADSQLKRDVLAAVSNAGQNWWGFVHVLAADSEPDAWVKAVLAAQVSCSVEGVVLCNDISTKAEINQAITLRADLIAKYGRWVWFILATQGMQDEEGQADYLARMSTLQDGIAEKAVQLVPRLWGNEPGVLAGRLCSRAVTVADSPARVKTGALVSLGSDELPLDGTGAVLELATLQALEAQRFSVPMWYPDYDGFYWSDGRTLDVEGGDYQSIETLRVADKAARRVRLLAIGKIADRSLNSTPGSIAAHQTLFAKPLREMSTAANINGVSFPGEVKPPQDGDVTIVWKNKKAVEIYIVVRTWEVPLQITISLLLDASLEAAA, from the coding sequence ATGACCTGGCCAAATGTGACCGTTAACCAGGTAAACCAGCTACTGGGTGAAACCAATGAGGTGGAACGCACGGTGCTGTTTATCGGTACGGGAACCAAAAATACAGGCAAGACCCTGGCTGTAAACACCCAGAGCGATTTTGATGAGCTTCTGGGTGAGGCTGACAGCCAGTTAAAGCGGGATGTGCTGGCGGCAGTGTCGAATGCTGGCCAGAACTGGTGGGGGTTCGTCCATGTGCTGGCCGCTGACAGCGAGCCGGATGCGTGGGTTAAAGCGGTGCTGGCCGCACAGGTGTCGTGCTCTGTTGAAGGCGTGGTGCTGTGCAATGACATTTCCACAAAGGCGGAGATTAACCAGGCCATTACGCTGCGTGCGGATCTGATCGCTAAATACGGCCGCTGGGTGTGGTTCATTCTGGCCACACAGGGAATGCAGGATGAAGAGGGACAGGCGGATTACCTTGCGCGTATGTCCACCCTTCAGGACGGCATTGCGGAAAAAGCGGTGCAGCTGGTTCCCCGGCTATGGGGAAATGAACCGGGCGTGCTGGCTGGCCGTCTGTGCAGCCGTGCCGTCACCGTGGCGGACAGCCCGGCACGTGTGAAAACGGGGGCGCTGGTCAGTCTGGGCAGCGATGAATTGCCGCTGGATGGCACAGGGGCGGTGCTGGAACTGGCCACGCTTCAGGCTCTGGAGGCGCAGCGCTTCAGCGTGCCGATGTGGTATCCGGACTATGACGGGTTCTACTGGTCAGACGGCCGCACGCTGGACGTGGAAGGGGGCGATTATCAGTCCATCGAAACGCTGCGCGTGGCAGATAAAGCCGCACGCCGGGTGCGTCTGCTGGCCATTGGCAAAATTGCAGACCGTTCGCTTAACAGCACGCCGGGCAGTATTGCCGCACACCAGACGCTGTTTGCGAAGCCGCTGCGTGAAATGTCCACGGCAGCAAACATCAACGGGGTTTCATTCCCCGGCGAAGTGAAGCCGCCGCAGGATGGTGATGTGACCATTGTCTGGAAAAATAAAAAGGCGGTGGAAATTTACATTGTGGTGCGCACCTGGGAAGTGCCGCTGCAAATCACCATTAGTCTGTTACTGGATGCCAGCCTGGAGGCCGCCGCATGA
- a CDS encoding phage protein, translated as MSKRISGMSFDTYVDGDLIHIEKISLDITDNSAAAQTRGVPDGHVDGDVAAEGEIEVSSKVLSVLTAKARSAGSWRGIEPVDFLFYAKAGSEEVKVETFGCKLQLSNLLDVDPKGGSVATHKIKYFVTSPKFVNINGVPYLEAEATENLIG; from the coding sequence ATGAGTAAGCGTATTTCGGGAATGTCGTTTGATACTTACGTTGACGGCGATCTGATCCACATCGAGAAAATTTCTCTCGATATCACGGACAACAGCGCCGCCGCGCAGACCCGTGGCGTGCCGGATGGCCACGTTGACGGTGATGTGGCCGCAGAGGGTGAAATTGAAGTCAGTTCCAAAGTGCTGAGTGTGCTGACGGCAAAAGCACGTTCGGCGGGTTCCTGGCGCGGTATTGAGCCAGTGGATTTTCTCTTCTATGCCAAAGCGGGTAGCGAGGAAGTCAAGGTGGAGACGTTCGGCTGCAAACTTCAGTTGAGTAACCTGCTGGATGTTGATCCAAAGGGTGGCAGCGTGGCCACGCACAAAATCAAATATTTTGTGACCAGTCCAAAGTTCGTAAACATCAACGGCGTTCCGTATCTGGAAGCGGAAGCCACGGAAAACCTGATCGGGTAA
- a CDS encoding tail fiber assembly protein: MSILFSPSTMGFYDDVMKADYEAADSWPDDAMLVSDLWYQKLIEGQSAGKIISVNEYGQPVLADPELPEKEKPVQEAESRKSGLLQAASDAIAPLQDAVDLDIATAEENALLLAWKKYRVLINRVDTSKAPDIDWPEVPGNVA; this comes from the coding sequence ATGTCGATTTTATTTAGCCCCTCAACTATGGGCTTTTATGATGATGTGATGAAAGCAGATTATGAAGCGGCTGATTCGTGGCCTGATGATGCAATGTTGGTATCTGATCTTTGGTACCAAAAGCTTATTGAGGGACAATCTGCGGGGAAAATAATTAGCGTCAACGAGTATGGACAACCCGTACTTGCTGACCCTGAGCTGCCAGAAAAAGAGAAACCTGTTCAGGAGGCAGAATCCAGAAAGTCAGGGCTATTACAGGCGGCAAGTGATGCCATTGCCCCTCTTCAGGATGCTGTGGATCTTGACATTGCCACAGCTGAAGAAAATGCCCTCCTGCTGGCCTGGAAAAAATATCGCGTGTTGATTAACCGCGTTGATACCAGCAAAGCGCCGGATATTGACTGGCCAGAGGTGCCTGGCAATGTGGCGTGA